The following are encoded in a window of Haloprofundus salilacus genomic DNA:
- a CDS encoding helix-turn-helix transcriptional regulator, whose product MAADPSDDDTLLLEALKRADALRALRNGPMTRANLMDVLGVSRTTIHRTVRSLEEQDLIIQKGSTFELSAFGRTVADEVSTYRRRLSAAQHVKSFLETISDAPFDLDVGLLAEATVTKVEPTNPYAPVGRFMELLKQSETLRGFDTTTVAPIYVEEIREEILGGMETDIVYLPTVIEDMLDAYPDDLTAAAESGRLSLWKHDELPFGLAIFDERIGLGAYDDETGMLRVFVDTDAPEARKWAVDLYRQYREEAGSTDLSSVSR is encoded by the coding sequence ATGGCCGCCGACCCCTCAGACGACGACACACTTTTGCTAGAAGCGCTAAAGCGTGCCGACGCGCTGAGGGCACTCAGAAACGGCCCGATGACCCGGGCGAACCTGATGGACGTTCTCGGAGTCTCCCGGACCACCATCCACCGAACCGTCCGCAGCCTCGAAGAACAAGACCTTATAATCCAGAAGGGCAGCACCTTCGAGTTGTCCGCGTTCGGACGAACCGTCGCCGACGAGGTGTCTACTTACCGGCGACGACTCTCGGCTGCCCAGCATGTCAAATCATTCCTCGAAACCATCTCGGACGCGCCGTTCGACCTCGATGTAGGCCTGCTGGCAGAGGCCACCGTGACCAAGGTGGAGCCGACGAACCCGTACGCGCCCGTCGGCCGCTTCATGGAACTCCTCAAACAATCAGAAACGCTACGCGGCTTCGACACCACCACAGTCGCGCCCATTTACGTCGAAGAAATCAGAGAGGAGATTCTCGGCGGGATGGAGACTGACATCGTCTACCTCCCAACCGTCATCGAAGACATGCTGGATGCGTACCCCGACGACCTCACTGCGGCCGCAGAGAGCGGTCGGCTCTCTCTCTGGAAGCATGATGAACTCCCGTTCGGCCTCGCCATCTTCGACGAGCGAATCGGCCTCGGCGCATACGACGACGAGACGGGGATGCTCCGCGTCTTCGTCGACACCGACGCCCCCGAGGCGCGCAAGTGGGCAGTCGACCTGTATCGGCAGTACCGCGAGGAAGCAGGCTCCACAGACCTCTCGTCCGTCTCACGCTGA
- a CDS encoding RNA 2'-phosphotransferase — protein MLDEKRRRQLSRFVSGALRHFPDDFGLSIDSQGWTDYDSLAKVVTAKYAWAEPRHVAAVIETDEKGRFERQDDRIRAAYGHSIDVDLEATESTVPDQLYHGTDPRILDSILEEGLRPMSRQYVHLSSTIEEAHTVGRRHADTPVVLAVDTDAMKREGYQIDKRGAETFTVERVPPKYIDDRTRSV, from the coding sequence GTGCTCGACGAAAAGCGGCGACGTCAACTCTCGAGGTTCGTGAGCGGCGCACTGCGTCACTTCCCCGACGACTTCGGTCTATCAATCGACTCACAGGGATGGACCGACTATGATTCCCTTGCCAAGGTTGTCACAGCCAAGTACGCGTGGGCTGAACCCAGACACGTTGCGGCAGTCATCGAAACTGACGAAAAGGGCCGGTTTGAGCGTCAAGATGATCGGATTCGTGCCGCCTACGGTCACTCGATCGACGTGGACCTCGAAGCGACGGAATCGACAGTACCAGACCAGCTGTACCACGGGACCGACCCACGGATACTCGATTCGATACTCGAAGAGGGATTGCGGCCGATGTCGCGGCAGTACGTGCATCTCTCATCAACGATTGAAGAGGCCCACACTGTCGGGCGACGACACGCTGACACGCCTGTTGTGCTCGCTGTCGACACTGACGCAATGAAACGAGAGGGATACCAGATCGACAAGCGGGGAGCAGAAACGTTCACCGTGGAGCGTGTACCGCCCAAATATATCGATGACCGTACTCGATCTGTATGA